CCCATCCCCGTACCCGCAGCACCTGCTCAAAACAGGTATTCCGCGGACAAGTCCTCTAATGTTCCGTCGGTGTGGCGAACCTTCAAATGGCCCCAGCTGTTCAGCGAAACCGCCGTCAGCTCCTCCGGATCGCGGCCGCCCGGCAGCCGCTTGTGCAGCTTCAGGGACTTATCCATCACCTTGTCGAAACTCTCAATCACCGACTCGCGCGTCCACTCTGGCGAGGTGCAGATGTCGAAGAAGTGGCACCAGATCGCGTTCGCGAGGTCCCGCGGAGTGCACGACTTGACGCCGAAATCCTCCGCAATGGCGTTGATCATCGTTGCCTCTCGGCCAGCGTCCGTCATCTGCGGTGCCACGGCGATGTTCATACCAATGCCAATGATAAAGTAGTCCCCATCGTTCTCGATTAGGGTGCCGCCGATCTTCTTGTGATTGTAGATGATGTCGTTCGGCCACTTGGTCGACACGGCCTTGGCCGCATCCGCAGCAACCGAAGCCTTGGCCGACACCCTATCCAGATGAagcacctccagcacggcgaggcggcacGCAAGACCGCAGATGAGCGGCAACACGGgcaccagctcctccttgAGGCATGGTGGTTGGCCCAGCTGAGG
This DNA window, taken from Leishmania infantum JPCM5 genome chromosome 31, encodes the following:
- a CDS encoding biotin/lipoate protein ligase-like protein, whose protein sequence is MPAHFPPKIHFLDEVTSTMDVARTMRATAGGKAFAVVAAEQTAGRGTGGRTWTSPKGNLYMTFGVPQLGQPPCLKEELVPVLPLICGLACRLAVLEVLHLDRVSAKASVAADAAKAVSTKWPNDIIYNHKKIGGTLIENDGDYFIIGIGMNIAVAPQMTDAGREATMINAIAEDFGVKSCTPRDLANAIWCHFFDICTSPEWTRESVIESFDKVMDKSLKLHKRLPGGRDPEELTAVSLNSWGHLKVRHTDGTLEDLSAEYLF